In the Arachis ipaensis cultivar K30076 chromosome B10, Araip1.1, whole genome shotgun sequence genome, one interval contains:
- the LOC107621606 gene encoding uncharacterized protein LOC107621606 — MAAACKRLAQLSGFRSSIFNSSLRLFSAKGGIGDTTAITRGLEEQGLPKKQAEAITVEVWENFQESFRKRIEMLEESNQLKLKAEVRSQMKLQSEIEKLKIDMVINHNKLRSAIDEAERTFRTQVSSIKYEAGGYYLKFILKVSLFALLGQAGFYLLSFLVNVKKSKERQ, encoded by the exons ATGGCTGCGGCTTGCAAGCGATTGGCTCAATTGTCGGGCTTTAGGTCCTCAATTTTCAACTCAAGTCTCAGATTATTTTCCGCAAAGGGAGGGATTGGTGATACAACCGCAATT ACTAGGGGACTTGAGGAGCAAGGACTGCCCAAAAAGCAGGCTGAGGCAATAACCGTCGAAGTTTGGGAAAATTTTCAAGAATCATTCCGGAAGAGG ATTGAAATGCTTGAAGAGTCCAATCAGTTGAAACTCAAAGCTGAAGTGAGGTCACAG ATGAAACTGCAAAGTGAGATTGAGAAACTGAAGATTGATATGGTGATTAATCACAATAAATTGAG GTCTGCAATAGATGAAGCTGAGAGGACTTTCCGAACACAGGTGTCATCCATAAAATATGAAGCTGGAGGATATTacctaaaatttattttgaaagtgTCTCTCTTTGCTCTTCTTGGCCAAGCAGGTTTTTACTTATTGTCATTCTTGGTTAATGTCAAGAAGAGTAAAGAAAGACAATAA
- the LOC107621601 gene encoding subtilisin-like protease SBT5.6: protein MILMKNIIFTTCLLLLLSALASCSKLTNQIYIVELGGLDETQTQRELHHDDDEEIENVHRSYLSSVKESEEEAKASLLYSYRHSMKGFAALLSREEAKKVSEMEGVVRVHKSKGMMYSLHTTRSWEFVGLEGPLNPNWADYEELSSHQKIKNGQDLLCRANYGQNLIVGMIDSGVWLESKSFSDEGMEPVPQKWRGICQNGTAFNSSQCNRKIIGARYYLQGYESQYGPLNEEEDYKSARDKDGHGTHTASIVAGRAVPSASAIGGFANGTASGGAPMARIAIYKACWPIKGQSKHKGNVCIDIDLLKAMDDAIGDGVDVLSASIGYKTPIPYEDDVIGRAALHATKKNIVVVCSAGNNGPLPSNLSNIAPWIITVGASTVDRSFVAPIMLQGGTIIEGRSITPVHMPNSFYPLVLASQVELPGLPTNASGFCLDNSLDPKKVKGKIVVCMRGEGENIRKGLEVERAGGVGFILGNNELLGNTLYYAAYFIPSTVVTYQNVLKLIQYINSSSNPMAYILPGTTVLNTRPAPLLASFSSRGPNIIDPHILKPDIVAPGVDILAAWTAEDGPTRVTNLDKRVVKYNIESGTSMACPHVSAAAILLKAIHPTWTSAAIRSALITTAGTTDNTGNPLTDANGDPATPFAIGAGHFNPVKAADPGLVYDASYMDYLVYTCSIGATQYFHVTYKCPNSTSLPEPTDLNHPSIQIHRLNGTKNIKRTVTNVGKSSSVYTFTAKSSEEFSITATPNILAFNHVGQKISFNITVTAKMGQIPNKDGPARYYFGWYAWTNKNHVVRSQVAVSFT, encoded by the exons ATGATCTTAATGAAGAACATCATTTTCACAACTTGTCTACTCCTCCTTCTTTCTGCCTTGGCCTCATGCTCCAAATTGACCAACCAG ATTTACATAGTGGAGCTTGGAGGACTAGATGAAACACAAACACAAAGAGAGCTGcatcatgatgatgatgaagaaatagAGAATGTTCATCGTTCTTATTTGTCTTCAGTGAAAGAAAGTGAGGAGGAAGCAAAAGCTTCGCTTCTTTACAGTTACAGGCACAGTATGAAGGGGTTTGCAGCATTGCTTAGCAGAGAAGAAGCCAAGAAGGTGTCAGAAATGGAGGGAGTGGTGCGTGTGCATAAGAGCAAGGGGATGATGTATTCATTGCATACAACAAGATCATGGGAGTTTGTTGGATTAGAAGGTCCTTTGAATCCTAATTGGGCTGATTATGAAGAATTATCTTCACATCAAAAGATCAAAAATGGACAAGATTTGTTATGCAGAGCTAACTATGGACAAAATCTCATTGTTGGAATGATTGATAGtg GGGTGTGGCTTGAATCAAAGAGCTTCAGTGATGAAGGAATGGAGCCTGTTCCACAAAAATGGAGAGGAATCTGTCAAAATGGAACTGCTTTCAACTCATCTCAATGTAATAG AAAGATCATTGGAGCACGATATTACTTACAAGGTTATGAAAGTCAATATGGCCCTCTAAATGAAGAGGAAGACTACAAGTCAGCCCGTGACAAAGATGGGCATGGAACTCACACGGCCTCCATAGTCGCAGGCCGTGCAGTTCCAAGTGCCTCGGCCATTGGGGGCTTCGCCAACGGCACAGCCTCTGGCGGAGCCCCAATGGCCCGCATTGCCATATACAAAGCATGTTGGCCCATCAAAGGGCAATCAAAACATAAAGGCAATGTATGCATAGATATTGACCTTCTTAAGGCCATGGATGATGCCATTGGTGATGGAGTTGATGTCTTAAGCGCTTCCATTGGTTACAAAACACCAATTCCTTATGAGGACGATGTGATTGGTAGGGCAGCATTACATGCAACAAAGAAGAACATTGTGGTGGTTTGTAGTGCTGGGAATAATGGCCCTTTGCCTTCAAATTTGTCAAACATTGCACCATGGATCATCACTGTTGGTGCTAGTACCGTGGATCGTTCATTTGTTGCACCAATTATGCTACAAGGTGGCACAATTATTGAG GGTAGATCAATTACTCCAGTGCACATGCCAAACAGCTTCTACCCTTTGGTGCTGGCAAGCCAAGTTGAACTTCCAGGCCTACCTACTAATGCTTCTGG GTTCTGTTTGGACAACAGCCTTGATCCTAAAAAGGTCAAGGGGAAAATAGTTGTGTGCATGCGAGGGGaaggagaaaacataagaaagggaCTTGAAGTTGAAAGAGCTGGTGGTGTTGGTTTCATCCTAGGAAACAATGAACTACTTGGGAATACTCTATATTATGCCGCTTACTTCATTCCTTCCACTGTAGTGACCTATCAAAATGTCTTgaaactcattcaatacatcaatTCTTCTTCTAATCCAATGGCATATATTCTACCCGGAACAACTGTGTTGAATACCAGACCAGCACCTTTATTGGCCTCATTCTCTAGCAGGGGTCCAAATATAATTGACCCTCATATTCTCAAG CCTGACATAGTAGCTCCAGGAGTAGACATATTAGCAGCATGGACTGCAGAAGATGGGCCCACAAGAGTGACAAATCTAGATAAACGAGTTGTTAAGTACAACATCGAGTCAGGAACTTCCATGGCTTGCCCTCATGTCTCTGCTGCTGCTATTCTTCTAAAAGCTATACACCCTACTTGGACCTCTGCTGCTATAAGGTCTGCTCTCATCACCACAG CTGGGACAACAGACAACACAGGAAATCCTTTAACTGATGCAAATGGTGATCCTGCAACCCCATTTGCAATTGGTGCTGGACACTTCAACCCTGTAAAGGCAGCAGATCCTGGACTAGTTTATGATGCTTCTTACATGGACTACCTTGTCTATACTTGTAGCATTGGAGCAACTCAATACTTTCATGTTACTTATAAATGTCCAAATTCAACATCATTGCCTGAACCAACAGATCTCAACCATCCATCCATACAAATCCACAGACTCAATGGAACTAAGAATATTAAGAGGACAGTCACCAATGTTGGTAAGAGCAGCAGTGTTTACACGTTTACTGCTAAGTCATCAGAGGAGTTTTCCATCACAGCAACTCCAAATATTCTTGCATTCAATCATGTTGGACAGAAAATTAGCTTCAATATCACAGTGACAGCAAAGATGGGTCAGATTCCAAACAAGGATGGCCCAGCTAGATACTACTTTGGATGGTATGCTTGGACTAACAAGAATCATGTTGTAAGAAGCCAAGTTGCAGTGTCTTTTACCTAA
- the LOC107621609 gene encoding 50S ribosomal protein L18, chloroplastic — translation MNTSSLSFLHSPFPTSSSFLPLNPQTPSFSFVVEAHSTTRRQDRTARHIRIRKKVEGTPERPRLSVFRSNKHLSVQVIDDTNMHTLASVSTMQKAVFEEFNYTAGPTVEVAKKIGEIIAKSCLDKGITKVAFDRGGYPYHGRVQALADAAREHGLEF, via the exons ATGAATACTTCTtctctctccttccttcattCACCATTCCCAACTTCCTCCTCCTTCCTCCCACTCAACCCGCAAACCCCTTCCTTTTCTTTCGTCGTTGAAGCGCATTCCACCACCCGCCGCCAAGACAGGACCGCCCGCCACATCCGCATCAGGAAGAAG GTTGAAGGGACACCAGAAAGGCCACGATTGTCCGTGTTCCGATCCAACAAGCATCTCTCTGTCCAGGTCATAGATGACACCAACATGCACACTCTTGCTTCTGTTTCAACAATGCAGAAGGCAGTTTTTGAAGAATTCAACTACACAGCTGGTCCTACAGTT GAAGTAGCAAAGAAGATTGGTGAAATCATTGCAAAGTCCTGTCTGGATAAAGGGATCACAAAGGTGGCCTTCGACCGAGGTGGATACCCGTACCACGGTCGTGTTCAAGCACTCGCAGATGCAGCTCGCGAACATGGTCTGGAGTTCTAA
- the LOC107621603 gene encoding pentatricopeptide repeat-containing protein At4g18975, chloroplastic gives MLQTLQNSIICPFLSSPKCHTRAQPHFLLNNSFSFSITTLSISHNRSDAYCAFDSSLGHSNISRSNSLSEKEKQGKKQQKKRVAKKEHHLWKSRDSAQSGQKALNLIRIVSQLPNEKEAVYGALDKWTAWETEFPVIAAAKALKILRKRRQWLRVIQVAKWMLSKGQGATMGTYDTLLLAFDMDKRVDEAESLWNMIVHAHTRSVSKRLFSRMVTLYDHHHLPEKIIEIFADMEELQVKPDEDTVRRVANAFRKLGQEEKCKLVRKRYGLKWKYIHFNGERVKVRTEAWEEEDPFRS, from the exons ATGCTTCAAACACTTCAAAACTCAATTATTTGCCCCTTTCTTTCATCACCCAAATGTCACACTAGGGCTCAACCTCACTTCTTGCTCAACAATAGTTTCTCTTTCTCAATAACAACACTATCCATCTCACATAAC AGAAGTGATGCCTATTGTGCGTTTGATTCCTCACTTGGTCACTCCAACATTTCCCGAAGCAATAGTCTTTCAGAGAAGGAGAA ACAAGGGAAGAAGCAGCAGAAAAAGAGAGTGGCAAAGAAAGAGCACCACTTGtggaaaagcagagattctgcTCAATCTGGCCAGAAGGCATTGAACCTTATTAGAATT GTATCTCAGCTTCCTAATGAGAAAGAGGCTGTTTATGGGGCTTTAGACAAATGGACTGCTTGGGAGACAGAGTTCCCAGTGATAGCAGCAGCCAAGGCTTTGAAAATCTTAAGGAAAAGGAGACAATGGCTTCGTGTAATTCAA GTAGCAAAGTGGATGTTAAGCAAAGGCCAAGGAGCAACAATGGGAACATATGACACCCTTCTTCTGGCATTTGATATGGATAAGAGGGTAGATGAGGCAGAATCATTGTGGAATATGATTGTTCATGCACACACACGTTCTGTCTCAAAGAGATTGTTTTCTAGAATGGTCACGTTATATGATCATCATCATTTGCCGGAAAAGATTATTGAG ATATTTGCAGACATGGAGGAGTTGCAGGTAAAACCTGATGAAGATACGGTCAGACGAGTGGCAAATGCCTTTAGAAAACTTGGCCAAGAAGAGAAGTGTAAATTGGTTAGAAAACGATATGGGCTTAAGTGGAAATATATTCACTTTAATGGTGAACGGGTTAAAGTTAGAACAGAAGCTTGGGAAGAAGAAGATCCATTTAGAAGTTGA